A stretch of Myxococcus hansupus DNA encodes these proteins:
- a CDS encoding PKD domain-containing protein yields MSKSNLASPLVLHRLLPTLTALALAVAAPDARAYSAIYGGGPFYSGGTAVMNDLRNSGFTTIILWSFHIEENGDLIYNDIPVVKNGAYMGDPAWPTRLATLKTAPTSVNRVEVSIGAWGVPDFERMIRLVNGTAPGCGTTLVCGTGSNSILYRNLQALKTATGADAVNFDDESAYDLVPTTTFSQMLIGMGYKISFAPYTQQTFWRNLKNNLGSAVDRIYLQVYAGGAGNNPATWNTAMGMPVAPGLWSKNGTNCAAGDSPATVQTRMRNWKTSAGISGGFMWLYDDIQRCSAQGTTAQYAAAINTAVSGNTPPVADFGVTVSGLTATFSDASTDADGTITSRSWNFGDGTTSTATHPSRTYASAGNYTVTLTVTDNGGASHTKTQTVSVGAGYANLALNRPTTSSTACNSSESAAKAVNGSVSGGTTDKFCSLASPAWMQVDLGSAQTISSFTLRHAGAGGESTAWNSRAFTIQTSSNGSTWSTPVTVNDNTGSSSTHAITATSARYVRLNVTTPTQNGDPATRIYEFEVR; encoded by the coding sequence ATGTCGAAATCCAATCTGGCTTCACCGCTTGTCCTTCACCGCCTGTTGCCAACACTCACCGCGCTCGCCCTGGCTGTCGCAGCGCCTGACGCTCGTGCGTACTCCGCCATCTACGGCGGCGGTCCGTTCTACTCCGGTGGTACCGCGGTGATGAACGACCTGCGCAACTCTGGATTCACCACGATCATCTTGTGGAGCTTCCACATCGAGGAGAATGGCGACCTCATCTACAACGACATTCCCGTGGTCAAGAACGGCGCCTACATGGGGGACCCCGCGTGGCCGACCCGCCTGGCCACGCTGAAGACCGCGCCGACCTCCGTCAATCGCGTCGAGGTATCGATTGGCGCCTGGGGAGTCCCTGACTTCGAACGCATGATCCGACTGGTCAACGGCACCGCTCCCGGATGCGGCACCACCCTCGTTTGCGGCACTGGCAGCAACAGCATCCTGTACCGGAACCTCCAAGCGCTGAAGACCGCCACCGGCGCCGACGCGGTGAACTTCGACGACGAAAGCGCCTACGACCTGGTCCCGACCACGACCTTCAGCCAGATGTTGATCGGGATGGGCTACAAGATCTCCTTCGCGCCCTATACCCAGCAGACGTTCTGGCGGAACCTCAAGAACAACCTCGGCAGCGCGGTCGATCGAATCTACCTGCAGGTCTACGCGGGCGGCGCCGGCAACAACCCCGCGACCTGGAACACCGCGATGGGCATGCCGGTCGCTCCGGGCCTGTGGTCCAAGAACGGCACCAACTGCGCGGCGGGCGACAGCCCGGCCACGGTCCAGACCCGGATGCGCAACTGGAAGACGAGCGCCGGCATCAGCGGCGGCTTCATGTGGCTGTACGACGACATCCAGCGATGCAGCGCCCAGGGAACCACCGCGCAATACGCGGCGGCGATCAACACCGCGGTCAGCGGCAACACGCCCCCCGTGGCGGACTTCGGCGTCACCGTCAGCGGCCTCACCGCCACCTTCAGCGATGCATCCACCGACGCGGACGGAACCATCACCTCGCGCAGTTGGAACTTCGGAGACGGCACCACCTCCACCGCGACCCACCCTTCGCGCACCTACGCGAGCGCGGGCAACTACACCGTCACGCTGACCGTCACCGACAACGGCGGCGCAAGCCATACGAAGACCCAGACGGTCTCCGTTGGCGCGGGCTACGCCAATCTGGCGTTGAACCGGCCCACCACCAGTTCCACGGCATGCAACAGCAGCGAATCGGCGGCCAAGGCGGTCAACGGTAGCGTCTCGGGTGGGACCACCGACAAGTTCTGCTCACTGGCCTCGCCAGCGTGGATGCAGGTCGACCTGGGTTCGGCCCAGACGATCAGCAGCTTCACCCTCAGGCACGCAGGTGCCGGAGGTGAGTCGACGGCTTGGAACAGCCGGGCGTTCACGATCCAGACCTCGAGCAACGGCTCCACCTGGAGCACCCCCGTCACGGTGAACGACAACACCGGTAGCAGCTCGACGCACGCCATCACCGCCACGTCGGCGCGTTACGTCCGCCTCAACGTCACGACGCCGACCCAGAACGGGGACCCGGCGACGCGGATCTACGAGTTCGAAGTCCGCTGA
- a CDS encoding cytochrome c nitrite reductase small subunit: MFRVSSASRTFLAVVLGLALGAVIGIGGYTFAYAKGAAYLQDDPAACANCHIMTEQYDGWRKSSHHAVATCNDCHTPAAFVPKYLTKASNGFWHSFYFTTGTFPDPIRIRPSNRVVELDDTITDPAMWGRNFPLQYDSYQRTVDQRRRPHGVPTPRRP; encoded by the coding sequence GTGTTCCGCGTGTCCTCGGCCTCCCGCACCTTTCTGGCAGTCGTCCTGGGCCTCGCCCTGGGCGCGGTCATTGGCATCGGTGGCTACACCTTCGCGTACGCGAAGGGCGCGGCCTACCTGCAAGACGACCCAGCCGCCTGCGCCAACTGCCACATCATGACGGAGCAGTATGACGGTTGGCGCAAGAGCAGCCACCACGCGGTGGCCACTTGCAACGACTGCCACACTCCCGCCGCGTTCGTGCCCAAGTACCTCACGAAGGCGAGCAACGGCTTCTGGCATTCCTTCTACTTCACCACCGGGACCTTCCCGGACCCGATCCGCATCCGCCCAAGCAACCGGGTGGTGGAACTGGACGACACCATCACCGACCCCGCGATGTGGGGGAGGAACTTCCCGCTGCAGTACGACAGCTACCAGCGCACCGTGGACCAGCGGCGCAGGCCCCACGGCGTGCCAACACCGCGGCGCCCGTGA
- a CDS encoding discoidin domain-containing protein, with protein sequence MRDSVLPLDDGPNLAHGKPTAQSSTTHGADAWRAVDGNTDGNFHNGSVTHTAHEPQAWWQVDLQGDYAISTVVIHNRTDCCAERLQNFRVRVSQDGMNWYDYPFSGPASAQSRFAINHMARYVRVQLDGAESLSLAEVQVFPAGANVALQKPAAQSSTAHGAFASFAVDGNADGIFNNRSVTHTESELNAWWEVDLLRSHYVSTVVVYNRTDCCADRLQDFRVLVSQDGWTWDDHPFTGVALDQTTFAVNRAARYVRVQLDGANYLSLAEVLVFDATLAPTPAPWPTLAVDPGGCEVVAISDAIAQSFRVDAVTDLERLDVWIAPDPHFMSMYALDVHEGEGTDGPRLATSLTTLTLAPQVDGAGPAFQGFSFTHQGVTLQPGRPYTFNLVWLGGGESGFAQCHDIYPGGVMYWLGYSPEAFFDVSFRLYGPFQEL encoded by the coding sequence GTGCGCGATTCGGTCCTTCCCTTGGACGACGGCCCCAACCTCGCGCATGGAAAGCCGACAGCTCAATCGAGCACGACGCATGGCGCGGACGCGTGGCGCGCGGTCGATGGCAACACCGATGGGAACTTCCACAACGGCTCGGTCACGCACACCGCGCACGAGCCACAGGCATGGTGGCAGGTGGATTTGCAAGGCGACTACGCCATCTCCACCGTGGTCATCCACAACCGCACCGACTGCTGCGCGGAGCGGCTCCAGAACTTCCGGGTGCGCGTCTCCCAGGATGGAATGAATTGGTATGACTATCCATTCAGCGGCCCTGCTTCGGCGCAATCCCGGTTCGCCATCAACCACATGGCTCGATACGTCCGGGTGCAACTCGACGGCGCCGAATCCCTGAGCCTCGCTGAAGTCCAGGTGTTTCCAGCGGGCGCCAATGTCGCGCTCCAAAAACCGGCCGCCCAGTCGAGCACCGCGCATGGTGCTTTCGCGTCCTTCGCAGTGGATGGAAACGCCGACGGAATCTTCAACAACCGATCCGTGACGCACACCGAGTCCGAGTTGAACGCCTGGTGGGAAGTCGACCTGCTGCGCTCCCACTATGTTTCCACCGTGGTCGTCTACAACCGCACCGACTGCTGCGCGGATCGGCTTCAGGACTTCCGAGTGCTCGTCTCCCAGGACGGCTGGACCTGGGATGACCATCCCTTCACGGGTGTCGCGCTGGATCAGACGACTTTCGCCGTCAACCGCGCGGCGCGGTATGTCCGAGTGCAGCTCGACGGAGCCAACTACCTGAGCCTCGCGGAGGTCCTGGTTTTTGACGCCACGCTCGCACCGACGCCCGCGCCCTGGCCCACCCTCGCGGTCGACCCAGGGGGGTGCGAAGTCGTCGCCATCAGCGACGCCATTGCGCAAAGCTTCCGTGTGGACGCGGTGACGGACCTCGAGCGCCTCGACGTCTGGATCGCGCCCGACCCTCATTTCATGAGCATGTACGCACTGGACGTGCATGAGGGAGAGGGAACGGACGGGCCGCGACTGGCGACGTCGCTGACGACGCTCACGCTGGCCCCCCAGGTGGACGGCGCGGGCCCCGCCTTCCAAGGCTTCTCCTTCACCCACCAGGGTGTCACGCTGCAACCAGGACGCCCCTATACGTTCAATCTGGTCTGGCTCGGCGGCGGCGAGAGTGGCTTCGCTCAATGCCACGACATCTATCCCGGCGGCGTGATGTACTGGCTGGGATACAGCCCCGAGGCCTTTTTCGACGTGTCCTTCCGGTTGTACGGCCCGTTTCAAGAGTTGTGA
- a CDS encoding SBBP repeat-containing protein, translating into MKHPFLSMFAFAGVVCAAGAPSVAQAQVPPPAWVQQLGSDLDEQASAVAVSGTSVYVVGHTSSQLGADPQAGGHDAFVARYDNAGNLQWVRQFGTPQMDRATAVATDEDGNVYVAGTTFGSLDFYTNAGGIDFFIAKFDAAGNRLWLRQNGTQMDDFATGLAVSGGDKLFFAGYTGGSFAHGGNPNNYDIVVALYDTAGNPYWLQQYGTAVSDVARGIAVTPTQEVYVVGNTFGSLDGTTTPVGTDIFLLKLNILGTQQWVRQIDAGDLDDAKGVAVGPDGSVYLAGDTFGSLDGNTNNGTIDVLLARYDSAGNRQWSRMFGGAQTDYAFGIAVSEDSVVQVVGYTGGALHGNAYAGSLDAFLTRYDALGNRLGTRTLGTPFQDIARGVAVDASGNAFVAGHTFGSLPGNTSAGGFDAFLARF; encoded by the coding sequence ATGAAACACCCCTTCTTGAGCATGTTCGCGTTCGCTGGCGTCGTCTGCGCCGCGGGCGCCCCGTCCGTCGCCCAGGCCCAGGTTCCGCCGCCCGCCTGGGTGCAGCAGCTCGGCTCCGATCTTGACGAGCAGGCCAGCGCCGTGGCCGTCTCCGGCACGAGTGTCTACGTGGTCGGTCATACGTCCAGCCAGCTCGGCGCCGACCCACAGGCCGGGGGCCATGACGCCTTCGTCGCCCGGTACGACAACGCCGGCAACCTCCAGTGGGTTCGCCAGTTCGGCACACCGCAGATGGATCGCGCCACCGCCGTCGCCACCGACGAGGACGGCAATGTCTATGTGGCCGGCACCACCTTCGGCAGTCTCGACTTCTACACCAACGCGGGCGGCATCGACTTCTTCATCGCCAAGTTCGACGCCGCCGGCAACCGCCTGTGGCTGCGCCAGAACGGCACGCAGATGGACGACTTCGCCACCGGCCTCGCCGTCAGCGGTGGCGACAAGCTCTTCTTCGCGGGCTACACCGGTGGCAGCTTCGCCCATGGTGGAAACCCCAACAACTACGACATCGTCGTCGCCCTCTATGACACCGCGGGCAACCCGTACTGGCTCCAGCAGTACGGCACGGCCGTGAGTGACGTGGCGCGCGGCATCGCTGTCACGCCCACCCAGGAGGTCTACGTCGTCGGCAACACCTTCGGCAGCCTGGACGGAACCACCACGCCGGTGGGCACCGACATCTTCCTGCTCAAGCTCAACATCCTCGGAACCCAGCAGTGGGTCCGGCAGATTGACGCGGGCGACCTCGATGATGCCAAGGGTGTCGCCGTAGGTCCCGACGGCAGCGTCTACCTCGCCGGAGACACCTTCGGCAGCCTCGACGGCAACACCAACAACGGCACCATCGACGTGCTGCTCGCCCGCTACGACAGCGCCGGCAACCGCCAGTGGAGCCGCATGTTCGGGGGCGCGCAGACCGACTATGCCTTCGGTATCGCCGTCTCCGAGGACAGCGTCGTGCAGGTGGTCGGCTACACCGGCGGCGCGCTCCACGGCAACGCCTACGCCGGCTCGCTCGATGCGTTCCTTACCCGCTACGACGCGCTCGGCAATCGGCTGGGTACCCGCACCCTGGGCACCCCCTTCCAGGACATCGCTCGCGGCGTGGCCGTGGACGCCTCCGGCAATGCCTTCGTCGCCGGACATACCTTCGGAAGCCTCCCCGGCAACACCAGCGCTGGCGGCTTCGACGCCTTCCTCGCCCGCTTCTGA